One Saccharopolyspora erythraea NRRL 2338 genomic region harbors:
- a CDS encoding mycobacterial-type methylenetetrahydrofolate reductase yields the protein MNTIALELVPPDLDGGEQKAVAEGRKIAELSRSSGLAGRIRHVMIPGIIQEDGDRPVDFRPKMDTIDFWRAIQPELDGMRALCTQVTAFHDEQKLGERLQDLRKADMDGIAFVGVPRNMTDGEGPGVAPTDALTKYQDVVPHRGSILIPTREGEQGRFGFKCERGATYGMTQLLYSDAIVEFLREFAKTTPHRPEILLSFGFVPGVESKKKLIQWLIQDPGNESVAKEQEFVARTAELGFEQRKQAVVDLYKRVIDGVHGLGFPLSVHLEAPYGYNEPAFETFAAMLEHWAPSPA from the coding sequence ATGAACACCATCGCACTCGAACTGGTTCCGCCCGACCTCGACGGCGGTGAGCAGAAGGCCGTTGCGGAAGGGAGGAAAATCGCCGAGCTCAGCCGGTCGAGCGGGCTGGCGGGCCGGATCCGGCACGTGATGATCCCCGGCATCATCCAGGAGGACGGGGACCGCCCGGTCGATTTCCGGCCGAAGATGGACACCATCGACTTCTGGCGGGCCATCCAGCCCGAGCTCGACGGCATGCGCGCGCTGTGCACGCAGGTCACCGCCTTCCACGACGAACAGAAGCTGGGCGAGCGCCTGCAGGACCTGCGCAAGGCGGACATGGACGGCATCGCGTTCGTCGGCGTGCCCCGCAACATGACCGACGGCGAGGGACCCGGTGTGGCCCCGACGGACGCGCTCACCAAGTACCAGGACGTGGTTCCCCACCGCGGGTCGATCCTGATCCCGACCCGTGAAGGCGAGCAGGGCCGGTTCGGTTTCAAATGCGAGCGCGGCGCCACCTACGGAATGACGCAGCTGCTCTACTCCGACGCCATCGTGGAATTCCTCCGCGAATTCGCGAAAACCACGCCGCACCGCCCCGAAATCCTGCTGTCGTTCGGGTTCGTCCCCGGTGTGGAGAGCAAGAAGAAGCTCATCCAGTGGCTCATCCAGGACCCGGGCAACGAAAGCGTCGCGAAGGAACAGGAATTCGTGGCCCGCACCGCCGAACTCGGTTTCGAGCAGCGCAAGCAGGCGGTCGTCGACCTCTACAAGCGGGTCATCGACGGCGTGCACGGCCTCGGGTTCCCGCTGAGCGTCCACCTCGAAGCGCCCTACGGCTACAACGAGCCGGCGTTCGAGACGTTCGCCGCGATGCTGGAGCACTGGGCGCCGAGCCCCGCCTGA
- the ahcY gene encoding adenosylhomocysteinase, which translates to MSAKLQKVNGIEFAVKDLSLAEAGRHQLRLAEHEMPGLMATRREYADSKPLKGARIAGSLHMTVQTAVLIETLLELGAEVRWVSCNIFSTDDAAAAAVVVGPNGTPEKPEGTSVFAWKGETLEEYWWCTDQLFQFDGGLSPNMILDDGGDATLLVHKGVEFETAGAVPQATDEDPDEYKVVLATLRESLDKDKGRFTRIAKEIRGVTEETTTGVHRLYEFAKTGELLFPAINVNDSVTKSKFDNKYGCRHSLVDGINRGTDVLIGGKTAVICGFGDVGKGSAESLRGQGARVIVTEIDPICALQAAMEGYEVKTIEDVVEQADIFITTTGNFNIITAEHMAKMKHNAIVGNVGHFDNEIDMAGLEKVPGIKKVEIKPQVHEYTFPDGHAIIVLSEGRLLNLGNATGHPSFVMSNSFTNQTLAQIELWTKPGEYDKQVYVLPKHLDEKVARLHLDALGVKLTKLTKEQAAYIGVDVEGPYKPDHYRY; encoded by the coding sequence ATGAGCGCGAAGCTGCAGAAGGTCAACGGCATCGAGTTCGCAGTGAAGGACCTGTCGCTGGCGGAGGCGGGCCGGCACCAGCTCCGCCTGGCTGAGCACGAGATGCCCGGCCTGATGGCAACTCGCCGGGAGTACGCGGACTCGAAGCCGCTCAAGGGGGCGCGGATCGCCGGTTCGCTGCACATGACGGTGCAGACCGCGGTGCTCATCGAGACGCTGCTCGAGCTCGGCGCGGAGGTGCGCTGGGTGTCCTGCAACATCTTCTCCACCGACGACGCCGCCGCCGCGGCCGTCGTGGTCGGACCGAACGGCACTCCGGAGAAGCCCGAGGGCACCTCGGTTTTCGCCTGGAAGGGCGAGACCCTGGAGGAGTACTGGTGGTGCACCGACCAGCTGTTCCAGTTCGACGGCGGCCTGTCCCCGAACATGATCCTGGACGACGGCGGTGACGCCACGCTGCTGGTGCACAAGGGCGTCGAGTTCGAGACCGCCGGCGCGGTGCCGCAGGCCACCGACGAGGACCCGGACGAGTACAAGGTCGTCCTGGCGACCCTGCGCGAGAGCCTGGACAAGGACAAGGGCCGCTTCACCAGGATCGCCAAGGAGATCCGGGGCGTCACCGAGGAGACCACCACCGGCGTGCACCGCCTCTACGAGTTCGCCAAGACCGGCGAGCTGCTGTTCCCGGCGATCAACGTCAACGACTCGGTCACCAAGTCGAAGTTCGACAACAAGTACGGCTGCCGCCACTCCCTGGTCGACGGCATCAACCGGGGCACCGACGTGCTCATCGGCGGCAAGACCGCCGTCATCTGCGGCTTCGGTGACGTCGGCAAGGGCTCGGCGGAGTCGCTGCGCGGCCAGGGCGCTCGCGTGATCGTCACCGAGATCGACCCGATCTGCGCGCTGCAGGCGGCGATGGAGGGCTACGAGGTCAAGACGATCGAGGACGTCGTCGAGCAGGCCGACATCTTCATCACCACGACCGGCAACTTCAACATCATCACCGCCGAGCACATGGCGAAGATGAAGCACAACGCCATCGTCGGCAACGTCGGCCACTTCGACAACGAGATCGACATGGCCGGGCTGGAGAAGGTCCCCGGCATCAAGAAGGTCGAGATCAAGCCGCAGGTCCACGAGTACACCTTCCCGGACGGCCACGCGATCATCGTGCTGTCCGAGGGCCGGCTGCTCAACCTGGGCAACGCCACCGGGCACCCGAGCTTCGTCATGTCGAACTCGTTCACCAACCAGACGCTGGCCCAGATCGAGCTCTGGACCAAGCCGGGCGAGTACGACAAGCAGGTCTACGTGCTGCCCAAGCACCTGGACGAGAAGGTCGCCCGCCTGCACCTGGACGCCCTGGGCGTCAAGCTGACCAAGCTGACCAAGGAGCAGGCCGCCTACATCGGTGTGGACGTCGAGGGCCCGTACAAGCCCGACCACTACCGGTACTGA